The region TCCGTACCGGTGAAACCGGCAACGAAGCGCTCTAAGGGGAATATTGATGCGTAAAAATATAACAAAATTGCTAGCTGGGGTAGCCTGTCTGTTTGCATTTGGCGTCTCCGCGCCAAGCTTTGCCGATGCACCTGCAAAAACCGAACCGGTGGCCGCTGCCACCACCGCTGCCGTGGCGACACCGGAAGTGGCGCCATTGGCCGTTCCGCCAGCTGCGGCGCCTGCCCCGGCCGCCGCCACAGCCGCTGCCCCGGCACCCGCCGCCGCGCCCGCCGCCGCACCGGTGCCGAATAAAGGCGATACCGGTTTCATGATGGTCTGCGCCATCCTGGTGATCCTGATGACGATTCCTGGCCTGGCCCTGTTCTACGGCGGCCTGGTACGTTCCAAGAACATGCTGTCGGTCCTGATGCAGGTATTCGTGGTGTTTGCTCTGGTGGTGGTGTTGTGGTGCATCTATGGCTACTCGCTGGCCTTTACCGAAGGCAACGCGTTCTTCGGCACCTTTGCGCGCGCCTTCCTGAACGGCATCTGGGATCCCGCTACCAGCACCTTCGCCGTTGCCGCCACCTTCAGCAAGGGCGTGGTCATCCCCGAGTTCGTCTTCGTCGCCTTCCAGGGCACGTTTGCAGCGATTACCTGCGCACTGATCGTCGGCGCCTTTGCCGAGCGCGCCAAGTTTTCCGCCGTGCTGGCTTTTGTAGTGCTGTGGTTCACCTTTGCCTACCTGCCAGCGGCCCACATGGTGTGGTTCTGGACCGGTCCTGACATGATCACCGACGCCGCTTCGGTGGCTGTCGAAGCCGCCAAGGCAGGCTGGATCTATCAAAAAGGCGCGCTGGACTTCGCCGGCGGCACCGTGGTGCACATCAACGCCGCCGTCGCTGGCCTGGTTGGCGCGATCATGATCGGCAAACGTGTCGGTTACGGCCGTGAATCGATGGCGCCACATTCGCTGACGATGACCATGATCGGCGCATCGCTGCTGTGGGTGGGCTGGTTCGGTTTCAATGCCGGCTCCTCGATGGAAGCGGGCGACCTGGCTGCCCTGGCGTTTGTCAACACCATGCTGGCCACTGCCGCCGCAACCTTGTCGTGGGTGTTCGGTGAATGGATTACCAAAGGCAAGCCTTCGATGCTGGGCGGCGCTTCCGGCGCGGTTGCCGGCCTGGTGGCGATCACCCCTGCGGCCGGTTTTGTCGGCCCGATGGGCGGCCTGGTCATCGGCCTGCTGGCCGGTATCGTCTGCCTGTGGGGCGTGACTGGCCTGAAACGCCTGATCGGCGCCGATGATTCGCTCGACGTGTTCGGCGTGCATGGCGTCGGCGGTATCCTGGGCGCCATCCTGACCGGTGTGTTCGCTGCGCCACAACTGGGCGGCCAAGGCATTTTTGACTATGTCACCAACAAGATCTCGACCGATCCGTATTCGATCGGCCATCAGGTCTGGGTGCAAATCCAGGCGGTTGGCACCACCATCCTCTGGTCGGCGATCGTTTCCGTGATCGCCTATAAACTGGTCGATATCGTCATCGGCCTGCGCGTACCGGAAGAAGAAGAACGCGAAGGCCTGGACATCACCAGCCATGGCGAGCAGGCGTATCACAACTGATCCTGCAACTGATTCTTGATGTTCTGAGTAGTTTTGCCGGAAAGGCGCCTCGTCGAGGCGCCTTTTTTTCGTCTGGGGAACGGTAAAGGTCTTTAAAACAAGGCTTTTGCCCCGATTTGGGCTACTTACACGGTAATATAGTCGGCAGTTCTGTGTGCTTTTTTGAATACTGCACATAATTTAAGGATGTAACTATGGTTCCCCATCTCGTCACGGCCCTGACCGGACCGCTGCTCGACCTCGAAAAAAAGATTCTCGCCGCCACGCCCGCCATCGAGCGCTGGTTCCGCATGGAATGGCAAGAGCACACGCCGCCGTTCTATTGCTCGGTCGACTTGCGCAATGCCGGCTACAAGCTGGCCCCTGTCGACACCAATCTGTTTCCTGGCGGCTTTCACAACCTGGCCACCGAAATGCTGCCGCTGTCGGTGCAGGCCGCGATGGCCGCGATCGACAAATATTGCCCGGACGCCCGCAACCTGCTGATCGTGCCGGAATTGCACAACACCACGCCGCAGTACCTGCAGAACGTGGCGCGCCTGATGCAGATCTTCCGCCAGACGGGGCTGCACGTGCGCTTCGGTTCCTGGTCGCCCGAGATTACCCAGCCCACGCCGCTGGCCCTGCCAGACGGCAATATGCTGGTGATCGAGCCGCTGGTGCGCCTGAACAATGGCCGCCGCCTGGGCCTGAAGGATTTCGATCCGTGCACGATCTTGCTGAACAACGATTTGTCCGATGGCATCCCCGACATCCTGCAAAACATCCATGAGCAGAGCCTGCTGCCGCCCTTGCATGCGGGCTGGGCCTTGCGCCGCAAGAGCAACCACTACACGACCTACGATGAAGTGGTGAAAAAATTCGGCAAGATGATCGATGTCGATCCCTGGATGCTGAACCCGTTCCACGCCAAGTGCAGCGGCGTGAACTTCCAGGAAGGCGAGGGCGAAGATGCGCTGGCCGCCAGCGTCGACGTGCTGCTGGCCAAGATCCGCAAGAAGTACAAGGAATATGGCATCAAGGAAAAACCGTTCGTGATCGTCAAGCCCGACGCGGGCACTTATGGCACCGGCATCATGACGGTGCGCGACGCCAGCGAAGTGCGCGACCTGTCGCGCAAGCAGCGCGACAAGATGTCGATCGTCAAGGATGGCCACTTGGTCACCGACGTCATCATCCAGGAAGGCGTGCCGACCTTTGAAAGCATCAAGGATGCGGTGGCCGAGCCGGTCGTCTACATGATCGACCGCTATGTGGTGGGCGGCTTCTACCGCGTGCACGCGGAAAAGGGCGTGGACCAGAACCTGAACGCGCCCGGCTCGCAATATGTGCCGCTGGCGTTTGCCCAGCAGCATGCGGTGCCGGACCTGAAGGCCAAGCCGGGCACGGCCGCGCCGAACCGTTTCTATGTGTACGGCGTGGTGGCGCGCCTGGCCTTGCTGGCCGCGTCGCTGGAAATGGAACGCACCGACCCGAACCCCGAAGTGTATTGATCCGCTGAGGCATGGCCGGCCAGGCGGGGGCAGGACCCCGCCTGGCGATCTCGGCTAGAATCAAGCCTTCTACTTCCCGCATTCCGACTGGACCGACTCATGAAAATTGCATTCCTTGCCGATCCGCTGGCAGGCTTCAAGACTTACAAAGATTCCACTTTCGCCATGATGCGCGAAGCGGCCCGCCGCGGCCACGCCGTGTACGCCTTCGAACAGAAGGACATGGCGCTGGAAGAGGGCATCGTCACGGCGCAAGTGCACCATATCACCCTGACCGGCGACGAGCACGACTGGTACAAGGTCGAGTCGACCGAGGAAGTGCTGCTGTCGACCTTTGACGCTATCATCGAGCGCAAGGACCCGCCGTTCGACATGGAATATGTGTACGGCACGTATTTGCTGGAACTGGCCGAAAAGCAGGGCGCGCGCGTGTTCAACAAGCCGTCGGCGATCCGCGACAACAATGAAAAACTGGCGATCGCGCAGTTTTCGGAATTTACCTCGCCGACCCTGGTGACCTCGAGCGAAGCGCGCCTGCGCGCCTTCCACGCCAAGCACCAGGACGTGATCTTCAAGCCGCTCGACGGCATGGGCGGCACCGGCATTTTCCGCGTCAAAGCCGATGCGCTGAACCTGGGCGCCATCATCGAGACCCTCACCGAGAACGGCGCGCAGACCATCATGGCGCAGCGTTTCATTGCCGACATCGACAAGGGCGACAAGCGCATCCTGGTGATCGGCGGCAAACCGGTGCCGTATTGCCTGGCGCGCATCCCGCAAAACGGCGAAGTACGCGGCAACCTGGCCGCCGGCGGCAAGGGCGTGGCCCAGCCATTGACGGCGCGCGACCTGGAAATCGCCGAAAAGCTGGGCCCCATCCTGGCCGCGCGTGGCCTGATGCTGGTAGGATTGGACGTGATCGGCGACTATCTGACGGAAGTCAACGTCACCAGCCCGACATGCTTCCAGGAAATTGCGCAGCAGACCGGTTTTGACGTGGCCGCCATGTTCATCGATGCGGTCGAGCAGGGCGTGGCGCAGTCGCCAGAGCGCCCGGCATAAGGAAGCCATATGGTAGGGATTTTGCTCATGACACACGCGCCGCTGGGCCAGGCTTTCATTGCCGCCTGCGCGCACGTGTTTCGCGGACCGACCGAGCGTTTTGAAGCGATCGACGTGCTGGCCGACCAGGACCTGGCCGAAGTGCAGAAGCTGGCCTCGGCCGCCATCTGCCGCCTCGACGACGGCGCCGGCGTGCTGGTGATCACCGACGTGAAAGGCGGCACGCCGTCGAACTGCTGCAACAAGCTGGCCGATGCGGGCCGCGTGGAAGTGATCGCCGGCATCAGCCTGCCGATGCTGCTGCGCGCCATCACGTATCGCCGCGACACGCTCGACGTGGTGGTCGAGATGGCGCTGGCCGGTGCGCAAAGCGGCGCCGTGCGCGTCGACAACCGCATTCGCGTGGGCGAATAAAGCAGGACATGGCCGCCGCCCTGAAGGCGGCGCAAGTTTTTTTTCAGGGATAGAGACTAGACAAAAATGATTCAAAAAGAACTCGAAATCATCAACAAGCTGGGACTGCACGCACGCGCCTCGGCCAAATTTACCCAGATGGCCGCCCGCTACAAGAGCGATGTCTGGCTGACCCGCAACGCGCGCCGCATCAACGCCAAGTCCATCATGGGCGTGATGATGCTGGCCGCCGGCAAGGGCGCGAAAGTGACCCTGGAAGCGGAAGGCGCCGATGAGCAGGCCTGCGTCGATGCCTTGAGCGCCCTGATCAACGACAGGTTTGGCGAAGGCGAGTAATGCCCGCCGAACGCAGCCGCAGCCGCTTTCCCACAGGTCATCCCATGGCTTCTTTCACGCTCCACGGCATTCCGGTCTCGCGCGGCATCGCCATCGGCCGCGCGCACTTGCTGGCGCCGGCGGCGCTTGACGTCAAGCATTACCTGGTGGCCCAGGAGCAGATCGAAGCTGAAGTATTGCGCCTGCAAAACGCGATCGCCGCCGTCCACAAGGAATTGCAAACCCTGTGGAACGAGCTGCCGAAAGATGCCCCCACCGAGCTGGGCGCCTTTATCGACGTGCATGCGCTGATCCTGTCCGACCCGATGATTTCCGAAGCGCCGCTCGACATTATCCGTTCGCGCCACTACAACGCCGAATGGGCGTTGCTGACGCAGATCGATGAATTGTCGGCCCAGTTCGACGAAATCGAAGACCCGTATTTGCGCGAGCGCAAGGCCGACATCCAGCAGGTGGCCGAACGGGTGCTGAAAGTGTTGCTGGGCACCGAGCAGCTGTTGCCGAAGGCGGCCGCCGAAGACGAATTCACGGCGCAGATGATCGTTGTCGCGCACGATATCTCGCCGGCCGACATGCTGCAGTTCCGCGACCGCTCGTTTGTCGGTTTCATTACCGACGTCGGCGGACAGAACTCGCACACGGCCATCGTCGCGCGCAGCCTCGACATTCCGGCCGCGGTCGGCATGTCGCAGGCCTCGACCCTGATCGACCAGGACGACTGGCTGATCATCGACGGCGACGCCGGCGTGGTAATCGCCAACCCGAGTCCGCTGGTGCTGGAGCAGTACCGCGAGCGCCAGGTGGCCATGCAGCGCGCGCGCAAAAAGCTGGGCAAGCTCAAAAAAACCCCGGCCGTCACCAAGTGCGGCACCGCCATCACCCTGCTGGCCAATATCGAGCTGCCCGACGATTGCCCGTTCGCGCTGGAGTCCGGCGCGGTCGGCGTGGGCCTGTTCCGCTCCGAATTCCTGTTCATGGGCCGCGCCCACAAGATTCCGTCCGAGGACGAGCAGTTCGAGGCCTACCGCAAGACCGTCATGTCGATGAAGGGCAAGGTGGTCACCATCCGCACGCTCGACATCGGCGCCGACAAGCCGCTCGACCAGTCCGACCATACGGCCCTGAACCCGGCGCTGGGCCTGCGCGCGATCCGCTATTGCCTGGCCGAGCCGCAGCTGTTCCTGACCCAGCTGCGCGCGATTCTGCGCTCCTCGGCCTATGGCAAGGTGCGCATCCTGATCCCGATGCTGGCGCATGCCTTCGAGATCGACCAGTCGCTGGCCATGATCGCGCAAGCCAAGGCGGCCCTGCGCGACGAGGGCGTGAAATTCGACGATGCGGTCGAAGTGGGCGCCATGATCGAGATCCCGGCCGCCGCGCTGGCGCTGCCGATGTTCGTCAAGCGCCTCGATTTCCTGTCGATCGGCACCAACGATTTGATCCAGTACACGCTGGCGATCGACCGCGTCGACTACGAGGTGGCGCACCTGTACAACCCGCTGCATCCGGCGGTGCTGCAGCTGATCTCGATGACGATCGCGGCCGGCCACAAGGCGGGCATCGATGTCGCCGTCTGCGGCGAGATGGCGGGCGACGTGAAACTCACGCGCCTGCTGCTGGGCCTGGGCCTGCGCGAGTTTTCCATGCATCCGGCCCAGCTGCTGGCCGTCAAGCAGGAGATCCTCAATAGCGACCTGGCGCTGATTGCGCCACAAATGCGCAAAATCATGCGCTCGATGGAGCCAAATGTGATCGCCGAAGCTGTCGAGCAGCTGCAGCTGATGTAAACTGTCGTTTCAACACCAGCAGGACGCATTGCGCGCGGCAAGATGCGTCCTGCTGAAGCTGCGGAGCCTTTCATCGCGACTCCGCATCGATCATGGCCCGTGGGGCCGCCCCCCTAGATAAACCGACACACTCATGTCATCCATTGGAATCGTCTCGCCGCAAACCATGTATTTTGCGCAACCCCTGCAGCTGCAAAGCGGAGCATCGCTGCTGGACTATATGTTGATGTATGAAACCTACGGCACCCTGAACGCCGACAAATCGAACGCGGTGCTGGTCTGCCACGCGCTGAACGCCTCGCACCACGTGGCCGGCACCTATGCCGACGATCCGAAAAGCACCGGCTGGTGGGACAATATGGTCGGTCCCGGCAAGCCGCTCGATACCGACAAGTTCTTCGTCATCGGCGTCAACAACCTCGGGTCCTGCTTCGGCTCGACCGGCCCGATGCACACCAATCCCGCCACCGGCAAGCCATATGGCGCCTCGTTCCCGGTGGTGACGGTGGAAGACTGGGTCAGCGCGCAGGCGCGCCTGGCCGACGAACTGGGCATCACCCGGTTCGCCGCCGTGATGGGCGGCTCGCTGGGCGGCATGCAGGCGCTGGCCTGGAGCATCATGTACCCGGACCGCCTGGCTCACTGCGTGGTGATCGCCTCGACGGCCAAGCTGTCGGCACAGAATATCGCCTTCAACGACGTCGCCCGCCAGGCAATTCTGTCGGACCCCGATTACCGTGGCGGCGATTTCTATGCATACGGCGTGGTGCCGAAGAACGGCCTGCGCGTGGCGCGCATGGTCGGCCATATCACCTATCTGTCGAATGACGACATGGCTGAAAAATTCGGCCGCAAGCTGCGCGACGCGGCAAAGACGGGCGATTACAAATTCGGCTTCGGCATCGATTTCGAGATCGAATCGTATCTGCGCTACCAGGGCGACAAGTTCTCCGAGTATTTTGACGCCAACACCTATCTGTTGATTACCAAGGCGCTCGATTATTTCGACCCGGCGCGCGCCCATGGCGGCAACTTGGCCAAGGCGCTGGCCGGCACCAAGGCCAAGTTCTTCCTGGCCTCGTTTTCCACCGACTGGCGCTTTTCGCCCGAGCGCAGCCGCGAAATCGTCGAGGCGCTGGTGTGCAACCGCCGCCAGGTGACCTACGCCGAGATCGACGCGCCGCACGGCCACGACGCCTTTTTGCTGGAAGACGCGCGCTACATGAACATGGTGCGCGCCTATTACGGCCAGGTGTGGGACGAGATCAGGGCCGGCGTGCCGGCAGTACAGAACAATCATCTGCGCCAGGGCGCCAGGGAGACCGCATGAATTTCGAAGAACTGAGCGCGCTGCGCCCCGACCTGGCCTTTATCGCCCACTGGGTGCCGGACCAGGCCCATGTGCTCGACGTCGGCTGCGGCGACGGCGTGATGCTGGAATACCTGCAAAGCAGCGGCAAGGGCTGCAGCGGCTACGGCCTGGAAATCGCCGATGACAAGGTGCTGGCCAGTACCCGCCGCGGCGTGCAGGTGATCCAGCAGGACATGGAAAAAGGCCTGGCGATCTTTGGCGACAACAGCTTCGACACGGTGCTGTGCCTGTCGTCGCTGCAGATGATGAAGCAGGTCGAGCCGCTGCTGCGCGACATCGTGCGCGTCGGTACCGAGGCCATCGTCTCGTTCCCGAATTTCGCCTACTGGCCACACCGCGTATCCTTGCTCAAGGGCCGCATGCCGGTGTCGAAATCGCTGCCCTACCAGTGGTACGATACGCCCAACGTACGCTGCGCCACCATCAATGACTTCCGCGAACTGGCCGAGGAATGTGGCCTGGAAGTGATCGATTGCGTGGCGCTGGCCGAAGGCAAGATGGTGTCCGTGCTGCCGAACCTGCGCGGCGACCTGGCCGTGTTCCGCCTGCGCAAGAAGAAAATGCACTAAGTCTCTTGCACTGAGTCCAGCACGAGTGTTGGCGTAGTGCAATATGGCGGACGGCCTGTATGCTAATGTATAACATTGTTTCACGGAGGCTTCCCAAATGACGTACTACCCCAACTCGTTCAAACGTTTTACGATCGCCGCCAGCCTGTGCGCTGCGGCTGTACTGGCGCCGCTGCCGGCCCTGTCGCAACAGGCCGTGGTCCAGGACGGCATCAAGGTGCGTCCCTTGTCGAGCACGCGCATGTTTGCCGGCGGCGTCGATTTCAATGAACAATCGAAGCAGCAATATACGCAGCTGGTCAACGAAGCCAGGGAAAAAAATGCGCTGGTGCCCGACAGCGACCCGCAGGTCAAGCGCCTGCGCGCGATCGCCCAGCGCATCATCCCGTTCGCCACGC is a window of Janthinobacterium sp. J1-1 DNA encoding:
- the ptsP gene encoding phosphoenolpyruvate--protein phosphotransferase is translated as MASFTLHGIPVSRGIAIGRAHLLAPAALDVKHYLVAQEQIEAEVLRLQNAIAAVHKELQTLWNELPKDAPTELGAFIDVHALILSDPMISEAPLDIIRSRHYNAEWALLTQIDELSAQFDEIEDPYLRERKADIQQVAERVLKVLLGTEQLLPKAAAEDEFTAQMIVVAHDISPADMLQFRDRSFVGFITDVGGQNSHTAIVARSLDIPAAVGMSQASTLIDQDDWLIIDGDAGVVIANPSPLVLEQYRERQVAMQRARKKLGKLKKTPAVTKCGTAITLLANIELPDDCPFALESGAVGVGLFRSEFLFMGRAHKIPSEDEQFEAYRKTVMSMKGKVVTIRTLDIGADKPLDQSDHTALNPALGLRAIRYCLAEPQLFLTQLRAILRSSAYGKVRILIPMLAHAFEIDQSLAMIAQAKAALRDEGVKFDDAVEVGAMIEIPAAALALPMFVKRLDFLSIGTNDLIQYTLAIDRVDYEVAHLYNPLHPAVLQLISMTIAAGHKAGIDVAVCGEMAGDVKLTRLLLGLGLREFSMHPAQLLAVKQEILNSDLALIAPQMRKIMRSMEPNVIAEAVEQLQLM
- the gshB gene encoding glutathione synthase, whose protein sequence is MKIAFLADPLAGFKTYKDSTFAMMREAARRGHAVYAFEQKDMALEEGIVTAQVHHITLTGDEHDWYKVESTEEVLLSTFDAIIERKDPPFDMEYVYGTYLLELAEKQGARVFNKPSAIRDNNEKLAIAQFSEFTSPTLVTSSEARLRAFHAKHQDVIFKPLDGMGGTGIFRVKADALNLGAIIETLTENGAQTIMAQRFIADIDKGDKRILVIGGKPVPYCLARIPQNGEVRGNLAAGGKGVAQPLTARDLEIAEKLGPILAARGLMLVGLDVIGDYLTEVNVTSPTCFQEIAQQTGFDVAAMFIDAVEQGVAQSPERPA
- the metW gene encoding methionine biosynthesis protein MetW, with protein sequence MNFEELSALRPDLAFIAHWVPDQAHVLDVGCGDGVMLEYLQSSGKGCSGYGLEIADDKVLASTRRGVQVIQQDMEKGLAIFGDNSFDTVLCLSSLQMMKQVEPLLRDIVRVGTEAIVSFPNFAYWPHRVSLLKGRMPVSKSLPYQWYDTPNVRCATINDFRELAEECGLEVIDCVALAEGKMVSVLPNLRGDLAVFRLRKKKMH
- a CDS encoding PTS fructose transporter subunit IIA, whose protein sequence is MVGILLMTHAPLGQAFIAACAHVFRGPTERFEAIDVLADQDLAEVQKLASAAICRLDDGAGVLVITDVKGGTPSNCCNKLADAGRVEVIAGISLPMLLRAITYRRDTLDVVVEMALAGAQSGAVRVDNRIRVGE
- a CDS encoding homoserine O-acetyltransferase; translation: MYFAQPLQLQSGASLLDYMLMYETYGTLNADKSNAVLVCHALNASHHVAGTYADDPKSTGWWDNMVGPGKPLDTDKFFVIGVNNLGSCFGSTGPMHTNPATGKPYGASFPVVTVEDWVSAQARLADELGITRFAAVMGGSLGGMQALAWSIMYPDRLAHCVVIASTAKLSAQNIAFNDVARQAILSDPDYRGGDFYAYGVVPKNGLRVARMVGHITYLSNDDMAEKFGRKLRDAAKTGDYKFGFGIDFEIESYLRYQGDKFSEYFDANTYLLITKALDYFDPARAHGGNLAKALAGTKAKFFLASFSTDWRFSPERSREIVEALVCNRRQVTYAEIDAPHGHDAFLLEDARYMNMVRAYYGQVWDEIRAGVPAVQNNHLRQGARETA
- the gshA gene encoding glutamate--cysteine ligase, translating into MVPHLVTALTGPLLDLEKKILAATPAIERWFRMEWQEHTPPFYCSVDLRNAGYKLAPVDTNLFPGGFHNLATEMLPLSVQAAMAAIDKYCPDARNLLIVPELHNTTPQYLQNVARLMQIFRQTGLHVRFGSWSPEITQPTPLALPDGNMLVIEPLVRLNNGRRLGLKDFDPCTILLNNDLSDGIPDILQNIHEQSLLPPLHAGWALRRKSNHYTTYDEVVKKFGKMIDVDPWMLNPFHAKCSGVNFQEGEGEDALAASVDVLLAKIRKKYKEYGIKEKPFVIVKPDAGTYGTGIMTVRDASEVRDLSRKQRDKMSIVKDGHLVTDVIIQEGVPTFESIKDAVAEPVVYMIDRYVVGGFYRVHAEKGVDQNLNAPGSQYVPLAFAQQHAVPDLKAKPGTAAPNRFYVYGVVARLALLAASLEMERTDPNPEVY
- a CDS encoding ammonium transporter, coding for MRKNITKLLAGVACLFAFGVSAPSFADAPAKTEPVAAATTAAVATPEVAPLAVPPAAAPAPAAATAAAPAPAAAPAAAPVPNKGDTGFMMVCAILVILMTIPGLALFYGGLVRSKNMLSVLMQVFVVFALVVVLWCIYGYSLAFTEGNAFFGTFARAFLNGIWDPATSTFAVAATFSKGVVIPEFVFVAFQGTFAAITCALIVGAFAERAKFSAVLAFVVLWFTFAYLPAAHMVWFWTGPDMITDAASVAVEAAKAGWIYQKGALDFAGGTVVHINAAVAGLVGAIMIGKRVGYGRESMAPHSLTMTMIGASLLWVGWFGFNAGSSMEAGDLAALAFVNTMLATAAATLSWVFGEWITKGKPSMLGGASGAVAGLVAITPAAGFVGPMGGLVIGLLAGIVCLWGVTGLKRLIGADDSLDVFGVHGVGGILGAILTGVFAAPQLGGQGIFDYVTNKISTDPYSIGHQVWVQIQAVGTTILWSAIVSVIAYKLVDIVIGLRVPEEEEREGLDITSHGEQAYHN
- a CDS encoding HPr family phosphocarrier protein, encoding MIQKELEIINKLGLHARASAKFTQMAARYKSDVWLTRNARRINAKSIMGVMMLAAGKGAKVTLEAEGADEQACVDALSALINDRFGEGE